TTACCTTTAAAGGCGGTCAGAAGGCACTCCTTAAAGCAAGGCTTGAGAAGAAGAATGGTAAAAAATACAGAGTTCCTAACGGCGAAGAGGCCGAAGCTGTTCTGGCTGCTCTGAAAGCCGGTTCTTATAACGTTAACGAAGTTATCCGCAAGGAAGTCTTTGAACGTGCACCTCTCCCTTTTATCACCTCAAAGCTGCAACAGGAAGCCGCAAGGAAACTTAGTTTCTCTGCAAAGCGTACTATGATGCTTGCCCAGCGCCTTTACGAAGGTATAGAGCTCGGCAGTGAAGGACCTGTGGGTCTTATCACATATATGAGAACGGACTCTACAAGGGTTTCTCCTGATGCTACAAACGAGGCGAGAGGATATATTGAGAAACAGTACGGAAAAGAATTTCTCTCTAAGGGTGTGAAAGGCGGATCGAAAAAGAAAAACGTTCAGGATGCCCACGAAGCAATACGCCCGACATCTGTGGCGATCACTCCTGAAAGCGTCAAAAAAATTCTCGATACTGACCAGTATAAACTTTACAAACTGATATGGGATAGATTTGTGTCCAGCAACATGGCGGATGCTGTCTATGACCAGAACACGATACATATTGCAAACGGACCCTATCTGCTTAAGTCACAAGGGAAAGTAATGAAATTTCCCGGCTTTCAGACACTCTATATCGAAGGTGTCGATGAGAGCAAAGAGAAAGATCAGGAGGTCATCTTTGATGTAAAAGAAGGTGAGACTCTTAATCCTGAAAAACATGACAGCAAGCAGATGTTTACACAGCCGCCTGCAAGGTATTCTGAAGCGACACTTGTTAAAACACTTGAAGCTGAAGGGATAGGTCGCCCGTCAACTTATGCTTCTATTATTTCAACACTCATCGACAGAGAGTACGCAAATATGGAAGAGAAACGCTTTAAGCCGACAGAGCTGGGGCGTGTTGTCTGCTCACTTCTGATAGCAAACTTTGACCGCATATTTGAACCTAAATTTACAGCAGGTATGGAAGAGGATCTGGACAGTGTGGAAGCCGGCGAGCTTACATGGAAAGGTGTTCTCAGAGATTTCTATGCTAAATTTAAACCTGAGCTTGAAAAAGCGGAGAAGCAGTTTTCCGCCAATCTGAAAATAGAGATGAAGTGTCCGGTATGCGAAAAAGACCTTACCATAAAATACGGACGCAACGGCAATTTTGTGGCGTGCACCTCTTACCCTGAGTGTAAGTTTACGTCTAATTATGAACGTCTTGAAGACGGCTCTTTTAAACTTGTCCCGAAAGAGGAAGACAAACCTTCCGGCATCGAATGTGAGAAATGCGGTAAAGAACTTGTTTTCAAGAAAACACGCTTCGGCGAAGTATTAGCGTGCCCGGGCTACCCGGAGTGCAAAAATATAAAGAACTATGTCACACTACCTGATGGCGAGATCAAGATCCTCGCAGCCGGAGAAGAGATCGGCACTCCTTGCCCTAAATGTGAGGCTGGGCTGACTATCAAAGGCGGAAGGAACGGCATGTTTATAGGGTGCAAAAATTATCCTGACTGCGACTTCACAGCGAACATGGAAGTCAACGAGCAGGGGGACATCATCCCTAAATATGATAAAGTTGACGAAAACGTTAAATGTGAGAAATGCGGAAAACCGATGGTTCTGAAAAAGAGCCGTCGCGGTAAGTTTTTCGCTTGTACCGGTTATCCCGAATGCAAAAATGCTAAATCAACAATAGTGCTTGAAGACGGTACTATCTCTGTAAAGGAATAAATGGGTAAAACAGTTTATATAGCTGGCGGCGGTCTTGCAGGCTGTGAGGCCGCTTACTATCTTGCTGAAAGAGGTCATGAAGTTAAGCTGTATGAGATGCGCCCGCTTGTGCAGACCCCTGCACACGAAACCGAATTTCTCGGTGAACTCGTATGTTCCAACTCCCTGAAAAGCACACTTCCCGACACATCCAGCGGACTTCTCAAAGAAGAGATGAAAATACTGGGCAGTCTCGTTTTAGCGGTTGCGTATCAGTGTCAGGTCCCTGCCGGAAATGCTCTGGCTGTGGACAGGCTGGACTTTGCGAAGGGGATAGATGAAATTATCCGCAATCATCCTCACATTGAGGTTATATCGGAAGAGCTTACCGACATCCCTGCTGACCGTCCATGCATAATAGCCACCGGACCTCTGACATCCGATAAGCTAGCAGAGAAGATCAAGGAACGTTTCGGCGGTGGGCTTTACTTTTTTGATGCCATTGCCCCTGTGATATCCTTTGACTCTGTGGATATGGAAAAAGCATTTTTCAAAAGCAGATGGGAAAAGGGCGACAACGATTACCTCAACCTCGGCATGAACAAAGAGCAGTACGAACTTTTTTATAATGAAATGATGGCTTCCGAAAAGACTGAGTTTAAAGATTTTGAAAAGCTGAACGTATACGAAGGCTGTATGCCTATTGAGGAGATGGGGGCTCGTGGACCCCAGACACTTACTTTTGGCCCTTTTCGCCCTGTGGGGCTCAGGCACCCTGTTACCGAAGAGAAATACTATGCTGTTGTCCAGCTCCGCAAGGAGAACAAAGAGGGGACAGCTTATAACCTTGTCGGCTGTCAGACCAAGATGAAGATCCCTGAACAGAAACGTGTTTTCAGGCTTATTCCCGGACTCGAAAATGCTGAATTCTTACGTTTTGGCAGTATTCACCGCAATACTTATATTCATTCCCCGGGAAACCTTAAGAGAACATTTCAGACGACAGCAGATAAAGATTTATACTTTGCTGGACAGATCACAGGTGTTGAAGGATATCTCGAATCCGCCGCATCAGGCATTTTGGCAGCACATTCCATCATATACCCTGAGTTCGAAGGATTTCACGAAGAGACAGCTCTTGGCGCACTTGCCCGTCATGTCTCCGGTGAAGTAGCTGAGAATAAAAAGGAATATGTTCCATCAAACTTTCATTTCGGTATGCTCCCAGGTCATGGGGAAAAAATTCGTGATAAAAAATTGAAAAAACAGATGTATGCAGACCGAGCTCTGGAGCATTATAAGCATCTTTGCGACTGATCTTATATAGGTCTGAATATAATTATCCCTCTCACCTTTGTCATGTATTCTCTGAAAGGATAATCAACAACTTTACCCTTAAGTGATGATGCATTTCTGAAAAACTCACCGTTACTGTTTCTTATAAAAATGCCTGTGTGAGTTGCATCAAGTCCCGCTTTGTCGCTGTAAATACCTATATAATCTCCGGTTTTGAGTGTTTTGATAACTTCTTTATCAATGATCGAAGCGGGAAGATAAGTTACCATTCGCATGGTTTGCGGCAGATTTTTGAGCCAGCTGTTTTTGTCTGACCTGCGGTTAATGTATTTTTCCACAGTTATGGTACCAGCTATCTCAGGCGTTATGTCTTTTACGGTATTAAGATCGCCTGATATCCAGTCTGTAAAAAAATGTTTTCTGTTAACGTAATCGACTTTTCCGCTGAAATATCTGACTTGTTTCAGGTTCTTTATGAAATTCTCGGCATTGTCGGACAATCGCAAAGCTTCCACAGTGTCCAGAAAGGTGAAGCAGTCAACCCCATTAAGGTTAACGACAAGTTCTTCTTTTGAGTCAGGGCTTCCCTTAAGGGTTCCGTCTGCATACGGGGTACCCAGAAGTTGTTGGGATATATAAGCTATCCTGTCTCCGGCGCTGCTTATGTGAGAAGACTTTGACAGAATATTGTCAACTTTGCCAGTGTCCCACCCGACCAGAAGCAGAAGTGCTACAGTCAGCAGAATTAGTTTAGATATCTTCTTCACTTATAACCTTTATCCCTTGTCTGCGAAGCAATGCTGTTGCAACACCTTCGCCGGGTTGTTTTGTACCGTCGAATTTACCTGTATAAATGCAGCTGCTTCCACAGGAAGGGCTTCGTTGTTTTAAAACAGCAAATTCAACATTATGTTCTCTGGCAAGTTCGAGGGTCTTTTTCGCACCGATCACAAAAGCACCTGTGTGGTCACTCCCTTTGCTGCCTCTTACTATTGTATCGCCGTCCAGCACATCTGAACCGCTCATACCCTGTATCTCACATGCCTCTCTTGGAACAGGGAGACCACCCAGAACTTCAGGACATACTGGGATAACTTCGTATTTTGCCATAAGGTCGTTAATTTTATCAGAAACTTCAATAACTTCTGCATTGTATCTGACGTTTTCGCCTAAGAGACATGCACTTACAAGTATTTTTTTCATTCAGTCATTATTACACAAATTTTATTTTTTGCGAATAGCAAGATTGCATAAATGATAAAAGCGTCCGATAATAAGTTTATGCAGATAGATAAAGCAGTTTCAATATTCCTTAAATTTATGCAGCAGGAGAAGGGAGCGTCCGATCATACTATCAAGAATTACTCCCGTGATCTTGCAGACCTGTGTATGTATCTGGAGGATTCGGCTATTGACGACATTCAGGATGCTGATTTTTTCACTTTGCGGGGGTTTGTGGCGATGTTGTTTGACAAGGGGCTGGCAAAGTCAACTATAGAGCGGAAGATAGCCTGCCTCAAATCTTTTTTTGCATTTATGCAGAAGAAGAACCACACGGATGATAATCCTGCACGGATGCTGAAGTTTCCTAAAAAGGAGCAGAAAGCATTTAAAGTTTTTAATATTGACAGTATTATAGCTCTTTTGGATGCTCCGGATAAAGATAAGCCGGCTGGTATGCGTGATGCGCTTATTCAGGAACTTATGTATGGAACAGGGGTTCGTGTCAGCGAGCTGGTGGGGCTTAATCTTTCAGATATAGACTTCGGTGGTATGCGTATCCTTGTTCGAGGTAAAGGGAAGAAAGAGCGTATTGTTCCTATAGCAGACATGCATATTGAGATGATCAATGATTATCTTGATGTTAAAATGGATATTTGTAATGGCTATCTACCTGATAATGAAGCAATATTTATTAATAAATTTGGTTCCAGACTTACAGATCGTTCCGTACGCAGGATCGTTGAGAAATATCTGAAGATAGCCGGACTGCCTATGGATTTTTCACCTCACTCATTCAGGCATTCATACGCTACCCATCTCCTTGAAGGGGGGGCAGACCTGCGGACTATTCAGAGTCTTTTAGGGCACGAGTCATTAACCACCACCCAGAAATACACACACTTGAATCTGACGGAACTGCTCCGTGTTTATGATGCCACCCATCCTTTTGCATCCGGTAAGCATGATTAGTAAGCCTGTAACTTTAGAATGACGGAAAAGTGTCATTGCGAACGTATGTGAAGCAATCTTATGCCGTTCAGGATGTAGTATATTCAGATTGCTTCGTCACTTTGTTTCTCGCAATGACGGGAAGGGTGTCATTGCGAACGTATGTGAAGCAATCTTATGCCGTTCAGAATGTAGTATATTTAGATTGCTTCGTCACTTTGTTCCTCGCAATGACGGAAAAGTGTCATTGCGAACGTATGTGAAGCAGTCTTATGCCGTTCAGGATGTAGTATATTCAGATTGCTTCGTCACTTTGTTTCTCGCAATGACGGGAAGGGTGTCATTGCGAACGTATGTGAAGCAATCTTATGCCGTTCAGGGCGTCGTGTATATTCAGATTGCTTCGTCACCTTGTTCCTCGCAATGACGGGAAGGGTGTCGTCGCAGCTGGGGGCGACTGGTTCAGCTAATGAGCTCGAATTCTCCTGTTTCTTTATTAAAGTTGTAAACTTCGCCTTTGGAAATAACATAATACCAACCATATATATGCAGTTCACCTTTTTCATACTTTCTGCTTATGTATGGGTAACTGAGTAGATTTGCCATCTGTTTGACTATATTTATCTGCTCTGTTATCCATGCTTTGTGTTCTGGGTCTGCATCTGGGTGGCGCAGGTGAACTTCGCTTTTTACTCCCTCTATCTGCTCCAGCCAATGTGCAACATTCGGCAGCTGTTCGAGCTGTGTCTTATCAAAATAGATTGCGTTGCATCCGCCGCAGTTGCTGTGTCCACAGACCACTATATTTTCAACATCCAGAGCATTGACTGCATATTCAATAGCGGATGTTGTAGCTGCATATTCTTTTGCTACACGGTAGTGTGGGACAATATTTGCTATGTTGCGGACGACAAAAAGCTCACCGGGCAGGGTCCTTGTGATCAGCTCCGGTACAACGCGTGAGTCTGAACAGCCGATGAATAGTGTGTGTGGCTTTTGTTCGCTGTGGAGTGATTCGTATAATTCTTTTCTCTTTTCGAAGCTTATCTCTCGAAACTTGATTGCACCCTTAAAAAGCTTATCCATTTGGTGCTCCTGTATTACTCATATATTAACAAATCAGTATAGCAAAAAAAAAGGGCTGACGGAATAGTTCCTTCAGCCCATATGTAATAATATTTAAGTAAATTAGATTTTTGGTCCGCCTGCTATGATTTCAGCATCTGTGCCTGCTTCATACTTTTTAAAGTTGGCTTTAAAGTTTTCAGCAAGCTGAGTGAGCTGTGCTTTATACGCAGCCTTATCCTTCCAGCTCTCCACAGGGTGAAGAACGTCAGTGGGGATATCACCGAGGGTTTTAGGGATACCGAAACCGAAGATCTCGTCTTCCATAAACTCGGATTTATCAATTGCACCGGATAGGATAGCTCTTATGATCTCTCTTGTGTGGCTGATTTTAAATCTTGAACCTATACCGTGAGGTCCGCCTGTGAGACCGGTGTTTACCAGATAACATGTAACGTTATTCTCAATGATCTTTTCGCCGAGAAGTTTAGCGTATACAGACGGGTGCCAAACCATGAAAGGCTCTCCGAAACATGAGGAAAAAACTGCTTTTGGCTCTGTCACGCCTTTTTCTGTCCCTGCAACTTTTGCCGTGTAGCCGGAGATGAAGTGATACATTGCCTGAGGTACAGTGAGCTTTGATACAGGTGGGAGAACACCGAATGCGTCATATGTAAGGAAAATTATGTTTTTCGGCATACCGCCTTTACCTGAAGGCTCGATGTTGTCTATGGACTGAAGCGGGTATGAAGCCCTTGTATTCTCTGTGATGCTGTCGTCGTCGAGGTCTACGTTTCGTCCATCGTCCATTACGACATTCTCAAGAACTGTGTTGAATTTCTCTGTTGTGGCGAAAATGTCCGGTTCCATTTCACGGGAAAGGTTGATGACCTTTGCATAACAGCCGCCTTCTATGTTGAAAACGCCTTTATCGTCCCATCCGTGTTCATCGTCGCCTATGAGAGCTCTTTCAGGGTCTGTGGAGAGGGTTGTTTTGCCCGTACCGGAAAGACCGAAGAAAAGTGCGACATCACCGTCTTTGCCTATATTGGCAGAACAGTGCATAGACATAATCCCCTGCTTAGGCAGAAGGTAATTCATAACTGTGAATATGGATTTTTTCATTTCGCCGGCGTATGCTGTACCGCCGATGATAACTACTTTTTTCGCGAAGTTGAGGAGAACAAAGTTTTCGCTGTTAACGCCGTCGAGCTCGCCTTTACATTTAAAGTCAGGACAGCATATGATGGTGAAGTCAGCTTCGAAGTTTGCAAGCTTTGTTTCGTCTGGTTCCTGAATGAACATGTTCTGAACAAAAAGGTTTTGCCATGCGTATTCGTTGATTGCACGTACTCTTATTCTGGAGGCTTCATCTGCACCTGCGTAGCATTCCTGAACGTATACGTCCTTCTGCTGAAGATAAGCACAGAGTTTATTGTATATATTGTCGAATTTTTCCTGAGTGATTGGGACGTTACCTTTTGACCAGTTGACATCACCTTCTGTAGTGTCCTCTTTAACTATGAACTTGTCATTAGGTGAACGGCCGGTGACTGCTCCTGTGAGACAGACTATAGCTCCGCCCTTGGCAATTTTACCTTCGCCATTTTTAATTATTTCTTCATAAAGTTCTGGTGCTGTGAGGTTTCTCTTAACCTCGCCAAGATTGGTGAGACCGTAAACCTCAAGTGCCTTTTGATCTTTATTACTCACTATGTCCTCCAATTTATAATATGGTTCTGCAAACGTATGTGGAGTTTACTTTAAAGTGGGGCTATCATCAAGTCTAAATTTAAAACATTTTTCGCATGCTAAACCCTCTCTGGCGCTGGTTTGCGTGTTTTTTTACTGTAATACCTTTTATTGTGTATTTGAATATTGGGTATGCAAAAATAAGAAACATAAATAGGTTTCTTATGTGACAACGAGTTAAAAAAGTTTAAAATTGAACTAATCGTTTGTTTGAATCGATATGGTTTGCGTAGAAAATAATATGACTGGGGATGCAATGGAGCATATGTTTAATAACAGCCTGTGGAAAAAGAACAGCTTTACAAGCGATGTTTGGAAATAAGGGTATTTTCTTGCAATTATGCAGACAGGTGAATATAATCATGCGGATATGGATAATTTTTTTTTAACTGCTGATGAGAAACACATCAAAAAAGAGAAAGAAAAAGCACGTGAGCTACGCAAAAAGGGCTGGTGGAAGAATAAGCTGGCTGAAGGGAAGTGCCACTACTGTCAGGGGGATTTTAACCCTGCTGAACTGACGATGGATCACATTGTACCTGTTGCCAGAGGTGGTTTCAGCACCAAAGGTAATGTTGTTCCTGCGTGCAAAGAGTGCAACAGCAAAAAGAAATATCTGCTCCCCATAGAGTGGGAAGAGTTTCTGGCTGGTATGGGTAATAAATAATAGTTTTCAACCATTGCGTAATTAATCAGGATTATGCCCGCAGTGATATATATGGAGTAAAAAATATGGCTATGACAGGACAGGAGATACGCAAGAAATTTCTGGAATACTTTGCAGAACACGGTCACGAGATAGTGAGCTCATCGTCGCTGGTTCCACACGATGACCCGACACTGCTCTTTACCAACGCAGGTATGAACCAGTTTAAGGATACATTTCTGGGCAGAGAGACAAGAAGCTATACTAGAGCCACTACCAGCCAGAAGGTTGTGCGTGCCGGCGGTAAGCATAATGACCTTGAAAATGTCGGTGTAACATCACGTCACCATACTTTTTTTGAGATGCTGGGGAATTTCTCTTTCGGAGATTATTTTAAAGAGGATGCGATAAAATTCGGCTGGGAATTTCTCACAAAAGTTGTCGGTCTGCCGGCAGAAAAGATGTTTGTGTCTGTTTATAACGATGATGAAGAGGCAGCTCAGATATGGCGTGATGTTATAGGGCTTGATGCCAAGGATATTGAGTACAGAGGCGAAAAAGATAACTTCTGGGCTATGGGGGACACCGGTCCCTGCGGTCCGTGTTCTGAAATACATATCGATCAGGGGGAACACACGGGATGCCAGTCTCCTGACTGTGACAGAAACTGTGAGTGCGACAGGCACCTTGAGCTGTGGAATCTTGTTTTTATGCAGTATAACCGCAGCGAAGACGGTACTCTTACGCCACTTCCTAAACCTTCTATTGATACAGGTATGGGGCTGGAGCGTGTAGCATCTGTTGTGCAGGGAGTTACCAGTAATTATGACACAGACCTTTTCCTGCCTATTATTAAATATATAGCTGATCTCGCAGGGAAGAAGTACGGGGACAGCGAAAAAGATAATGTCTCCATGCGCGTTATTGCTGACCATAGTCGTGCAGCAACTTTCCTCATAGGTGACGGAGTTCTGCCTGCTAATGACGGGAGAGGATATGTTCTTCGCCGCATAATGAGACGTGCCATGAGACACGGGCGGATGCTAGGTCTTGAGGGCGCCTTCTTTTATAAAGTGTGCGGGTTTGTTGTGGATTTCATGAAAGGACACTACATCGAGCTTGCGGACAAAAAACCTTACATTGCAAAAGTTGTAACTAACGAGGAGCAGTCGTTCAGCAGAACCCTTAATACAGGGCTGAAAATTATCGATGAACTCCTTGAAAAGAATAAAGATAGTAAAACCATATCAGGAGAGGACATCTTTAAGATGTATGACACATTCGGATTTCCTGTGGATTTACTTGCTGATATCGCTGAAGATAATGGGTATGTCCTTGATAATGCAGGCTTTGAGCAGGAGATGCACACTCAGCAGGAACGTGCGAAAAAGTCATGGTCCGGTAGCGGAGAGCAGCGTGTTGCTGACGTATACATCAAGCTGGCAAGCACCCTTAAGAGCGAGTTTGTAGGGTATGAAGAACTCGAAGCTGAGTCGGAAGTAGCTGCAATTATCAAAAATGATGCTCAATCTGAAACAGCGGAAGGCGAATGTGACATCATCCTGACAAAAACACCTTTTTATGCAGAAGGGGGCGGTCAGGCTGGCGACATCGGCTATATAAAAACTGATACTGCTGTTTTTAAAGTGACCGGCACACATAAATACGGTGACGGGATGATAGCCATGCGGGGCTTTACAGAGCTGGGCGTAATCAAAATGGGAGAGACTGTCAAAGCACAGGTGGATAAAACTGCAAGAAGGGCAACTGAGAGAAATCATACATCCACACATATTCTCCATAAGGCTTTACAGATGGTTCTGGGCGACCACGTCCGTCAGGCAGGCTCACAGGTTAACCCCGAAAGACTGCGGTTTGACTTCAACCACTATGCTCCGGTCTCTGCTGAAGAGATTATGCGTATAGAAGAGATAGCAAATGAAGAAATTCAGGCAAATACAGCCCTGAAAAAGACATATATGAATATTGATGATGCTGTTAACTCCGGTGCCATGGCTCTCTTTGGTGAGAAATACGGTAACAAGGTGCGTGTTGTTGAAATCGGTGATTTCAGCAAAGAACTTTGCGGCGGGTGTCATGTTGACCGTACCGGTGATATTGGTCTTCTGAAAGTGACAAGTGAGGCATCAGTTGCCTCCGGAGTGCGCAGGATAGAGGCTGTGACAGGGATGGCTGCCGTTGCGGGGATGCAGAAACTTGACGCTCTTGCGAAAGACGGTGCGAAACTGCTTAAAACCACTCCGGACGGACTCTACGAACGTATGGTGGAGCTGACAGACAGCCTGAAAGATAAAGAGAAAGAACTTAAGAAGATAGCTGATCAGATGGCATCCAAAGACGCCGCAGGGCTCATGGACGATGTTAAGATCGTCAGCGGTATTAAGGTGCTTGCAGCGAAACTTGCAAACGGAGACGCAGACGCCATGCGTAAGTTTGTTGATACTGCCAGAGACAGGATAGGGAGTGGTGTTGTTGTCGCCGGAGCTGTCACAGACGACAAAGTTATTTTTGTGTGTGGTGTGACAAAAGACACCACAGGCAAAGTCAAAGCTGGTGATATCGTTAGAGAAGTTGCGAAGATTACCGGAGGAGGGGGTGGCGGACGTCCTGACATGGCGCAGGCTGGCGGGAAGCATCCTGAGAAGCTGGATGAAGCCATTGCAAATGTTGAAAAGATAGTGGAAGGTCTCGTTGGTTAAAAATTGTACCGCAAACTATATAGAAGAAAAACTTAAAGGTTATGATAGATATAAAATGGCGGTGACTGAACGTGTTGCCGCCGTTTTGGTTCCTGTGGTTAATATCGGTGATGACTGCTGTGTCATATTTACAAAACGTCTGCGAGAGCTTAATCACCACGGAGGGGAGGTCTCTTTTCCTGGTGGACTGAGTGAGAATGTTGACACCAGTCTTCGTGAGACTGCACTTCGCGAGACCTATGAGGAGATTGGTGTCAGACCGGACAATGTCCATGTTGCGGGTGTGCTGGATGATGAGCTTTCCAGGTGGGGGCATCGTGTTACGCCTTATGTGGGCGTGGTTAAAGACCCGGTGTTCAGCCTTCAGGCTACAGAAGTTGAGAGGCTTTATAAAGTACCTGTATCGCACCTTCTGCGGGATGATGTATACTATAGTGAAAGGTGGATGCGTGACGGGAATGTGCGCACTGTACATTTTTACAGATACAGGAATGATATCATATGGGGATTGACTGCAAAGATATTAAGAAAATTTATTCTTTTCATGAGTAAGTGACCATAAGATATGTAAAGTCTTTAATAGACAATGCTGTATATTTCGTCTATTCTT
This window of the Denitrovibrio acetiphilus DSM 12809 genome carries:
- the alaS gene encoding alanine--tRNA ligase — protein: MTGQEIRKKFLEYFAEHGHEIVSSSSLVPHDDPTLLFTNAGMNQFKDTFLGRETRSYTRATTSQKVVRAGGKHNDLENVGVTSRHHTFFEMLGNFSFGDYFKEDAIKFGWEFLTKVVGLPAEKMFVSVYNDDEEAAQIWRDVIGLDAKDIEYRGEKDNFWAMGDTGPCGPCSEIHIDQGEHTGCQSPDCDRNCECDRHLELWNLVFMQYNRSEDGTLTPLPKPSIDTGMGLERVASVVQGVTSNYDTDLFLPIIKYIADLAGKKYGDSEKDNVSMRVIADHSRAATFLIGDGVLPANDGRGYVLRRIMRRAMRHGRMLGLEGAFFYKVCGFVVDFMKGHYIELADKKPYIAKVVTNEEQSFSRTLNTGLKIIDELLEKNKDSKTISGEDIFKMYDTFGFPVDLLADIAEDNGYVLDNAGFEQEMHTQQERAKKSWSGSGEQRVADVYIKLASTLKSEFVGYEELEAESEVAAIIKNDAQSETAEGECDIILTKTPFYAEGGGQAGDIGYIKTDTAVFKVTGTHKYGDGMIAMRGFTELGVIKMGETVKAQVDKTARRATERNHTSTHILHKALQMVLGDHVRQAGSQVNPERLRFDFNHYAPVSAEEIMRIEEIANEEIQANTALKKTYMNIDDAVNSGAMALFGEKYGNKVRVVEIGDFSKELCGGCHVDRTGDIGLLKVTSEASVASGVRRIEAVTGMAAVAGMQKLDALAKDGAKLLKTTPDGLYERMVELTDSLKDKEKELKKIADQMASKDAAGLMDDVKIVSGIKVLAAKLANGDADAMRKFVDTARDRIGSGVVVAGAVTDDKVIFVCGVTKDTTGKVKAGDIVREVAKITGGGGGGRPDMAQAGGKHPEKLDEAIANVEKIVEGLVG
- a CDS encoding NUDIX hydrolase, whose product is MVKNCTANYIEEKLKGYDRYKMAVTERVAAVLVPVVNIGDDCCVIFTKRLRELNHHGGEVSFPGGLSENVDTSLRETALRETYEEIGVRPDNVHVAGVLDDELSRWGHRVTPYVGVVKDPVFSLQATEVERLYKVPVSHLLRDDVYYSERWMRDGNVRTVHFYRYRNDIIWGLTAKILRKFILFMSK